The Methanofervidicoccus sp. A16 genome has a segment encoding these proteins:
- a CDS encoding TrmB family transcriptional regulator sugar-binding domain-containing protein, producing MRLKIGILEILVILSILITSGALVYKFLSSSSDSTYHFDGDQMYKCAWISEKILSKGFPLYADIYGKWTSTGEEFNDTVLIVRACGGTLYGIYNNRSISIGGRMAYKEDIAAEKIVLKPLGNTIISYKMDPVEGYSFKDVKDKIENSIDSYKDLNITILETYVSGIFAVDSKTYTPTEQQYIRNKIEDMNNMYDVKLYFLDNGLTIGGKYIIDNLEIYDSIIDPKKILTSKITVYLVVNETLNELPRNITLDNQVITLK from the coding sequence ATGAGGTTGAAAATCGGTATCCTCGAGATATTAGTGATATTGTCTATCCTAATAACCTCTGGAGCTCTGGTATATAAATTTCTGTCTTCATCATCAGATAGTACCTACCACTTTGATGGAGATCAGATGTACAAATGTGCATGGATCTCTGAAAAGATCCTATCTAAGGGTTTTCCTCTTTATGCAGATATCTACGGTAAATGGACTAGTACTGGAGAGGAATTTAACGATACAGTACTCATAGTTAGAGCCTGTGGTGGAACTCTTTATGGGATATACAATAATCGATCTATAAGTATTGGAGGAAGGATGGCTTATAAGGAGGACATAGCTGCCGAGAAAATCGTTTTAAAACCTTTAGGGAACACAATTATATCCTATAAAATGGATCCTGTTGAGGGGTATTCCTTCAAGGATGTAAAGGACAAAATAGAAAACAGTATTGACTCCTATAAGGATTTGAATATTACTATACTTGAGACTTATGTCTCGGGGATTTTTGCTGTAGATTCAAAAACCTACACTCCTACTGAACAACAGTATATTAGAAATAAGATAGAAGATATGAATAATATGTATGATGTAAAATTATACTTTTTAGATAATGGATTAACAATAGGGGGGAAATATATTATAGATAACCTAGAGATCTACGACAGTATAATAGACCCTAAAAAAATACTTACGTCTAAAATAACAGTGTATTTAGTAGTAAATGAGACCTTAAATGAATTACCTAGAAATATAACCTTAGATAATCAAGTAATAACTTTAAAATAA
- a CDS encoding oligosaccharide repeat unit polymerase family protein, translated as MIWKREYINNKLEGHHLFLILTSIFIVLTSVSYYTGILVLFSALVFYISFVVGKRLYSILELDSLLNETNLQISKSKNRHKINYLKHYIFGLTLMIIGLFFLVLDILWAGGVPLFDLTSKKFLSPFYTMLSRLLILGWAIVVASNLSLDKIRAIIYSLIFSSVVMLLGYRTSVVVLLMSTLFVLYYTNRIKNRELLLFASGIFILLLLLSIIKLKILGSGGIPLLSRMDLTMSVLDIIVHNFNGVFNGYLIYCAIYSYFGMAPGPRTVVANTLGIQGVTITPTIFGGVIGDYGILGIVPYFGILGIFMGFLYRIAESFKGIYLGVYAVMLSYLLVAIETGILDLDVILYYIFGFLLCVYILIKKYRLYFKVKNPIDILIKKE; from the coding sequence ATGATATGGAAAAGAGAATATATCAATAATAAATTAGAAGGACACCATCTATTTTTAATACTAACCTCTATATTTATAGTACTTACCAGCGTATCCTACTATACTGGTATCTTAGTACTTTTCAGTGCCCTAGTGTTTTATATCTCTTTTGTAGTTGGTAAAAGACTTTATAGCATCTTAGAATTAGACAGTCTATTGAATGAAACTAATCTGCAAATCTCAAAAAGTAAAAATAGACATAAAATAAACTACTTAAAACACTATATCTTCGGTTTAACGCTAATGATTATAGGGTTATTCTTTTTAGTTTTAGATATCCTCTGGGCAGGAGGTGTGCCTCTATTTGATCTAACCTCTAAAAAGTTTTTAAGTCCTTTCTACACTATGTTGTCCCGTCTCTTAATCTTAGGATGGGCTATAGTGGTGGCCTCTAATTTGTCCCTGGATAAAATAAGGGCAATAATATACTCCCTAATCTTTTCAAGTGTTGTAATGCTCCTAGGATATAGGACCAGTGTAGTAGTACTTTTAATGTCTACCCTTTTTGTCCTATACTATACCAACAGAATAAAAAATAGAGAGTTGCTACTATTTGCCTCTGGGATATTTATCCTACTACTACTTCTTTCTATAATTAAACTGAAGATATTAGGTAGTGGAGGTATTCCCTTACTGTCGAGAATGGATCTAACAATGAGCGTATTGGATATAATAGTCCATAACTTCAACGGTGTATTTAACGGGTATTTAATATACTGTGCCATATACTCCTACTTTGGAATGGCTCCAGGTCCAAGAACTGTTGTGGCCAATACTTTAGGTATCCAAGGTGTTACCATAACTCCAACAATATTTGGAGGAGTAATTGGAGACTATGGAATATTAGGTATCGTCCCATACTTCGGAATATTAGGCATATTTATGGGATTCCTCTACAGAATTGCCGAAAGTTTTAAAGGAATATACTTGGGAGTTTACGCTGTAATGCTTTCCTATCTATTAGTGGCTATTGAAACAGGTATTTTGGATTTAGATGTGATATTGTATTACATCTTTGGGTTTTTATTATGTGTTTATATTTTAATAAAGAAATACAGATTGTATTTTAAGGTTAAAAATCCTATTGATATTCTTATAAAAAAGGAATAA
- a CDS encoding transketolase family protein — MRYKLGEKKGMRTAYGETLVKLGKELPNLVVLDADLSGSTKTVMFAKAFPDRFFNAGVAEQNMMGMAAGLARTGKVVFASTFAMFATGRAWEQIRNSIAYPNLNVKIVATHSGITVGEDGATHQMTEDIAIMRCIPNMRVISPTDYYETKSVIEWCARNEGPVYVRMPRRDTETVFSSEEDAKFQFGKGRILEDGSDLTIIATGEMVPEAIKALELLKEDGIDAQLISMATIKPIDEEMIVNSTNDFIVSIEDHNIIGGLGSAIGEVIVDHGLNKRLLRIGIRDVFGISGSATDLLRYYGLDGESIYRRIVEELRR; from the coding sequence ATGAGGTACAAACTAGGTGAAAAAAAGGGTATGAGAACCGCCTATGGAGAGACGTTAGTGAAGTTAGGGAAAGAACTTCCAAATCTTGTAGTTCTAGATGCAGATCTCTCTGGATCTACAAAAACTGTCATGTTTGCAAAGGCATTCCCAGATAGATTCTTCAACGCAGGTGTTGCAGAGCAGAATATGATGGGCATGGCTGCTGGACTTGCCAGAACTGGGAAGGTAGTATTTGCCTCTACCTTCGCCATGTTTGCAACTGGGAGGGCATGGGAGCAGATAAGGAACTCTATAGCATATCCAAATCTAAATGTAAAGATCGTTGCAACCCACAGTGGTATAACTGTGGGGGAAGATGGAGCAACCCATCAGATGACTGAAGATATTGCTATAATGAGATGTATCCCAAATATGAGAGTTATATCTCCGACAGATTACTATGAAACGAAGAGTGTAATAGAGTGGTGTGCAAGGAACGAGGGACCAGTCTATGTAAGGATGCCGCGGAGAGATACTGAAACTGTATTCTCCAGTGAGGAAGATGCTAAATTCCAATTTGGAAAGGGTAGAATATTAGAGGATGGTTCAGATCTGACGATTATAGCCACGGGAGAGATGGTACCTGAGGCTATAAAGGCGTTGGAACTGCTAAAAGAGGATGGAATAGATGCCCAACTGATATCTATGGCTACGATTAAGCCTATAGACGAGGAGATGATAGTTAATTCTACAAATGATTTCATAGTATCTATAGAGGATCACAACATCATAGGGGGATTGGGAAGTGCAATAGGTGAAGTAATTGTAGATCATGGCTTAAATAAGAGACTTTTAAGGATAGGTATAAGGGATGTATTCGGTATATCTGGAAGTGCTACAGATCTACTGAGGTACTACGGGTTAGATGGAGAGAGTATATATAGAAGGATAGTGGAAGAACTTAGAAGATAA
- a CDS encoding 2-phosphoglycerate kinase, with product MDLKKITNKIIVKGKNYDMPFSKGVLARSLTAAGMKPSEAYNIAKEIEKMLNERGIDTITKDEIRKIVYEYLISKNYESIAEKYLLWRRILKKHPIIILIGGASGVGTSTIAFELASRLGIPSVIGTDSIREVMRRSISKDLVPMLYESSYTAWKALRIPSEVNNEDIHILGFERHVELVLVGVESVIDRSLKEGLSVIIEGTHIIPGFMEEKYTKMPNIITLILTLSSEKMHKERFAARAKITSRPMERYLKHFEIIRKINDYIVKKAYEYNVPVIENISISESVEKCLEVITERFIYLDKKECEVNREAITGNNKVL from the coding sequence ATGGATCTCAAGAAGATAACTAACAAAATAATTGTAAAAGGTAAAAATTACGATATGCCATTTTCCAAGGGAGTTCTTGCCAGGTCCTTAACTGCAGCAGGAATGAAACCAAGTGAGGCATACAATATAGCAAAAGAAATTGAAAAGATGCTAAATGAGAGAGGTATAGATACTATCACTAAGGACGAAATAAGGAAAATAGTGTATGAATATCTAATATCTAAAAACTATGAAAGTATTGCGGAGAAGTATCTACTATGGAGGAGAATACTAAAGAAACATCCTATAATAATACTCATAGGAGGAGCCAGTGGTGTGGGTACGTCCACAATAGCCTTTGAGTTGGCATCGAGGTTGGGAATTCCCAGTGTTATAGGTACAGATTCCATCAGAGAGGTGATGAGAAGAAGTATATCTAAGGATCTAGTACCTATGTTGTATGAGTCTTCTTATACAGCATGGAAGGCCTTAAGGATCCCTTCAGAGGTTAACAACGAAGATATTCATATCTTAGGATTTGAGAGACATGTAGAGTTAGTTTTAGTTGGAGTAGAGAGTGTAATAGATAGAAGTCTAAAAGAGGGATTGAGTGTTATAATTGAAGGAACCCACATTATTCCAGGATTTATGGAGGAGAAGTATACAAAGATGCCAAATATAATAACCTTAATCTTAACCCTTAGTTCCGAGAAGATGCACAAGGAGAGATTTGCAGCAAGGGCAAAAATTACATCGAGGCCTATGGAGAGATATCTTAAACACTTCGAGATAATAAGGAAGATAAATGACTACATCGTAAAAAAGGCATATGAGTACAATGTTCCAGTTATAGAGAATATATCTATAAGTGAAAGTGTGGAGAAATGTCTAGAGGTTATAACTGAAAGATTTATATATTTAGATAAAAAAGAATGTGAAGTAAATAGGGAGGCAATAACAGGAAATAATAAAGTTCTTTAA
- a CDS encoding DNA-directed DNA polymerase II large subunit, whose protein sequence is MFHVKASKEMESYFERILREVKRIYEIAEECRRKGYDPVDHVEIPLAKDMADRVEGLVGPKGVASRIRELVNEYGKEPAALEIAKEIVEGKFGKEESKEKLAEQAIRTALAILTEGIVAAPLEGIAHVKIKKNKDGSEYLAIYFAGPIRSAGGTAQALAVLVGDYVRKALGLSRYIPTEDEIERYVEEVDLYQSEVGSFQYSPSAEEIRTAVRNIPIEITGEATDDVEVSGHRDLERVETNQLRGGALLVLVEGVLLKAPKILRHVDKLGIEGWEWLKELKGKKEEENKEEEKEDNKVVKDPKERLYEDVEIEPITKYIGEVIAGRPVFAHPSRSGGFRLRYGRSRNTGFATDGFHPALMYLVDEFMAIGTQLKTERPGKATCVVPVDSIEGPIVKLKNGDVIQINTVEDAIKYRDQVEEILFLGDILVNYGDFLENNHPILPSSWCEEWYEKILISKGIEYSEDFIKNPDHKNAVKFAIRTKTPLHPRFTYYWHEVSKEDIVLLRDFLLKGDVKIKGSKDLWIVPYKERDRGKRVLELIGCCHRVVREGGERYIEIEDYYPLLYSLGYDVENRRDLIGDIQELMEKSKNSMHLINLLAPFEIRRKAYVYIGARMGRPEKAAPRKMKPPVNSLFPIGNAGGNVRLINKAVDEGKTDIVEVSYGECPNCGRISLYRKCPFCGTPVDLSGPKRIEAPLKEYWKKALENLRLNKAGDVKCIKGMTSKRKIVEPLEKGILRAINKVYVFKDGTLRFDCTDVPLTHFKPCEINVSVEKLRELGYTKDIYGNPLEREDQIVELKVQDIVIPTACAEYFVSAAKFIDDLLEKVYKVERFYNVKSKEDLIGHLVVGMAPHTSAGMVGRIIGYCDANVGYAHPYFHASKRRNCFPGDTKVLVNIEGKVKRIEIEELFNLYDESGECYENGAYIRRSPRDNIRIQVYSFDTVNRKVVLTEIEEVLKIHSPNHLVSINLEGGRSFKTTPDHPVIVYDKENDRFVEKRGMEVKEGDLVLVPKLDNFGEEIPEVFKDVDIDHLMELLGYFLGSEEDTISYIDQNIKELFKVLEVEKGRLPSFVYELPKESIKTFITTYLKVSGGKGKEGVILKGNRDLLEDIDTLLNSKFNILGTFLEDGEGLLLKNEDIEKIHNSKEENNLNWILKVESIDILKYNGYVYSLKAKKYHNIIVNSNILTHQCDGDEDSIFLLLDAFLNFSKVYLPEKRGGQMDAPLVLTTILDPKEVDGEVHNMDVVWEYPLEFYERSLDMPSPKEIKDLIETVEDRLGTPAQYEGLGYTHETSRIDNGPMVCTYKTLDTMLEKTEAQLKVAKKIRAADERDVAEKVIQSHFIPDLIGNLKAFSRQGVRCKCGAKYRRIPLKGVCPKCGSKLILTVSKGAVEKYMDVSQKMAQDYNANNYIKQRLELIRESIDNLFKNERKKQIQIDHFFKGQ, encoded by the coding sequence ATGTTTCATGTAAAGGCCTCCAAGGAGATGGAATCCTATTTTGAGAGGATCTTAAGGGAGGTAAAGAGGATATACGAGATAGCAGAGGAGTGTAGAAGAAAAGGTTACGATCCTGTAGATCATGTAGAAATACCACTGGCAAAGGATATGGCTGATAGGGTAGAGGGGCTGGTAGGTCCAAAGGGAGTAGCCAGTAGGATCAGGGAGTTGGTAAATGAGTACGGTAAGGAGCCCGCTGCACTGGAGATAGCAAAGGAGATAGTAGAGGGTAAATTTGGAAAGGAAGAATCTAAGGAGAAGTTGGCAGAACAGGCTATAAGAACTGCCCTGGCTATACTAACAGAGGGTATAGTCGCCGCTCCCTTGGAGGGTATCGCCCATGTGAAGATAAAGAAGAATAAGGATGGTAGTGAGTACTTGGCTATATACTTCGCAGGGCCTATTAGAAGTGCAGGGGGGACTGCACAGGCGTTGGCAGTACTTGTTGGGGATTACGTTAGGAAGGCATTGGGATTAAGTAGATACATCCCAACTGAGGATGAGATAGAGAGATATGTAGAGGAGGTGGATCTCTATCAGTCTGAAGTGGGATCGTTCCAGTACTCTCCAAGTGCCGAGGAGATAAGGACTGCAGTTAGGAACATACCTATTGAGATTACTGGAGAGGCTACAGATGATGTGGAGGTCAGTGGGCATAGGGATTTAGAGAGGGTGGAGACGAATCAATTAAGAGGAGGGGCTCTCCTTGTACTTGTAGAGGGGGTTCTCTTAAAGGCTCCTAAGATCCTTAGACATGTAGATAAGTTAGGTATTGAGGGATGGGAGTGGTTAAAGGAGTTGAAGGGGAAGAAGGAGGAGGAGAATAAAGAGGAAGAAAAGGAGGATAATAAGGTAGTTAAAGATCCTAAGGAGAGATTATACGAAGATGTGGAGATAGAGCCTATTACAAAGTACATAGGGGAGGTTATTGCTGGTAGGCCAGTCTTTGCCCACCCATCTAGATCTGGAGGGTTCAGATTAAGATACGGGAGAAGTAGAAATACAGGGTTTGCAACTGATGGCTTCCACCCTGCCCTTATGTACTTAGTGGATGAGTTTATGGCTATAGGTACCCAGTTGAAGACTGAAAGGCCTGGAAAGGCAACCTGTGTAGTTCCAGTGGATAGTATAGAGGGCCCTATTGTAAAACTTAAAAATGGAGATGTGATACAGATAAACACTGTAGAGGACGCTATAAAGTACAGGGATCAGGTGGAGGAGATATTGTTCTTAGGAGATATCCTTGTAAATTATGGGGACTTCCTTGAAAACAACCATCCTATACTTCCAAGTAGTTGGTGCGAGGAGTGGTACGAGAAGATCCTTATATCCAAGGGTATAGAGTACAGTGAAGATTTCATAAAAAACCCAGATCATAAGAATGCAGTGAAGTTTGCAATAAGGACTAAGACACCTCTACATCCAAGATTTACCTACTACTGGCATGAGGTATCCAAGGAGGATATAGTACTCCTTAGGGATTTCCTACTTAAGGGGGATGTAAAGATAAAGGGATCTAAAGATCTCTGGATTGTGCCCTATAAAGAGAGAGATAGAGGTAAGAGGGTATTGGAGTTAATTGGATGTTGTCATAGGGTTGTTAGAGAAGGTGGGGAGAGATACATCGAGATAGAGGATTACTATCCACTACTCTACTCCTTGGGGTACGACGTAGAGAATAGAAGGGATCTAATAGGGGATATCCAGGAGTTAATGGAAAAATCTAAAAATAGTATGCATCTTATAAACCTCCTTGCACCTTTCGAGATCAGAAGAAAGGCATACGTCTATATAGGAGCCCGTATGGGAAGGCCTGAAAAGGCTGCACCTAGGAAGATGAAACCTCCAGTAAATAGCCTCTTCCCAATAGGTAATGCGGGGGGAAACGTTAGACTGATCAACAAGGCTGTTGATGAGGGGAAGACAGATATTGTAGAGGTGTCCTATGGGGAGTGTCCAAACTGTGGAAGGATAAGTCTATATAGAAAGTGTCCCTTCTGTGGAACTCCTGTAGATCTCTCTGGTCCTAAGAGGATAGAGGCTCCACTGAAGGAGTACTGGAAAAAGGCACTGGAGAACCTTAGATTAAATAAGGCTGGAGATGTTAAGTGTATTAAAGGGATGACCTCTAAGAGGAAGATAGTTGAACCTCTTGAGAAGGGGATACTGAGAGCCATAAATAAGGTGTATGTGTTTAAAGACGGTACCTTAAGGTTCGACTGTACAGATGTACCATTAACTCACTTTAAACCCTGTGAGATAAACGTCTCTGTGGAGAAGTTGAGAGAGTTAGGTTATACTAAGGACATCTACGGCAATCCACTGGAGAGGGAGGATCAGATAGTGGAGTTGAAGGTACAGGATATAGTTATCCCAACAGCCTGTGCAGAGTACTTTGTAAGTGCTGCCAAATTCATAGACGATCTACTTGAGAAGGTATACAAGGTAGAGAGATTCTACAACGTAAAGAGTAAGGAGGATCTAATAGGGCACTTGGTAGTTGGAATGGCACCTCATACCTCTGCAGGAATGGTGGGAAGAATTATCGGATACTGTGATGCAAATGTAGGTTATGCACATCCCTACTTCCACGCCTCCAAGAGGAGGAACTGCTTCCCAGGGGATACTAAGGTGTTGGTTAATATAGAGGGTAAGGTGAAGAGGATAGAGATAGAGGAGTTATTTAACCTATACGATGAAAGTGGGGAGTGCTACGAGAACGGGGCATATATTAGAAGATCTCCAAGGGACAATATTAGGATCCAGGTGTACTCCTTCGATACAGTAAATAGGAAAGTAGTACTTACAGAGATAGAGGAGGTATTAAAGATACACTCTCCAAATCACCTAGTAAGTATAAACCTCGAAGGTGGAAGATCCTTTAAAACTACGCCGGATCATCCTGTAATTGTATACGATAAAGAGAATGATAGATTTGTAGAGAAGAGGGGGATGGAGGTAAAAGAGGGGGATCTTGTACTTGTTCCAAAGTTGGATAACTTTGGAGAGGAGATACCAGAGGTTTTTAAGGATGTAGATATAGATCACTTGATGGAGTTGTTAGGGTATTTCTTGGGATCAGAGGAGGATACAATATCTTACATTGATCAGAATATAAAAGAATTGTTTAAAGTATTGGAAGTAGAAAAGGGTAGATTACCATCCTTTGTATATGAATTACCAAAAGAAAGTATTAAGACATTTATTACAACCTACCTTAAAGTTTCAGGGGGGAAAGGTAAGGAAGGGGTAATATTAAAGGGTAATAGGGATCTCCTGGAGGATATAGACACCCTATTAAATTCAAAGTTTAATATCCTAGGTACCTTCTTGGAGGATGGTGAAGGACTCCTTCTAAAAAACGAGGATATCGAAAAGATACACAACAGTAAAGAAGAGAATAACCTCAACTGGATACTAAAAGTTGAGAGTATAGACATACTAAAATATAATGGATACGTCTATTCCCTAAAAGCCAAGAAGTATCACAATATCATTGTAAACTCCAACATACTTACCCACCAGTGCGATGGAGACGAAGATAGTATATTCCTACTCTTAGATGCCTTCCTAAACTTCTCCAAGGTTTATCTTCCTGAGAAGAGAGGAGGACAGATGGATGCACCTTTAGTATTAACCACAATCTTAGATCCAAAGGAGGTAGATGGAGAAGTCCATAACATGGATGTTGTATGGGAGTACCCATTGGAGTTCTACGAGAGATCCCTTGACATGCCCTCTCCAAAGGAGATTAAGGATCTCATAGAGACTGTGGAGGATAGACTTGGCACTCCAGCCCAGTACGAGGGACTTGGTTATACTCATGAAACAAGTAGAATAGATAACGGCCCTATGGTTTGTACATACAAGACCTTAGACACCATGCTTGAAAAGACTGAAGCCCAGTTGAAAGTTGCAAAGAAGATAAGAGCCGCCGATGAGAGGGATGTAGCGGAGAAGGTAATACAATCCCACTTTATCCCAGATCTCATTGGAAACCTAAAGGCATTTTCACGACAGGGAGTAAGGTGTAAATGTGGTGCAAAGTATAGAAGGATACCTCTAAAAGGAGTGTGTCCTAAGTGTGGTAGTAAGTTGATACTTACAGTGTCTAAGGGTGCTGTTGAAAAGTATATGGACGTCTCTCAGAAGATGGCTCAAGATTACAACGCAAATAACTATATAAAACAGAGATTGGAGTTGATTAGGGAAAGTATAGACAACCTATTTAAAAATGAGAGAAAAAAACAGATACAGATAGATCACTTCTTTAAGGGACAGTGA
- the rpe gene encoding ribulose-phosphate 3-epimerase yields the protein MVKIGASILSANYGYLKEEVKKVEKAGVDFIHIDMMDGHFVPNISMGIGIAKYVKNITSLPTEVHLMVENPNMFIPILAEDVDMISFHIETCRFPFRTINLIKEKGSKPIVALNPSTPINSIEYILDEVYGVLVMTVEPGFAGQKFIPQMLRKIEKLRKLIDKEGHNVQIFVDGGINLETAPKVVEAGADVLISASAIFNYGDVGEAVRKLREAVKFRQQ from the coding sequence ATGGTAAAGATAGGAGCCTCTATACTCTCTGCAAACTATGGATATCTAAAGGAAGAGGTTAAAAAGGTAGAGAAGGCTGGTGTAGATTTCATCCATATAGATATGATGGATGGACATTTTGTACCTAACATCAGTATGGGTATAGGGATAGCCAAGTATGTAAAAAATATAACTTCCCTACCTACTGAGGTCCATCTTATGGTGGAAAATCCAAATATGTTTATACCTATTCTTGCAGAGGATGTGGATATGATCTCTTTCCATATAGAGACCTGTAGATTTCCCTTCAGGACTATAAACCTAATAAAGGAGAAGGGTTCCAAACCTATAGTGGCTCTCAATCCCTCAACACCTATAAACAGTATCGAGTACATCTTAGATGAGGTTTATGGAGTACTTGTAATGACTGTGGAACCTGGGTTCGCAGGACAGAAGTTTATACCTCAGATGCTCAGGAAGATTGAGAAATTAAGAAAACTTATAGATAAAGAAGGACATAACGTTCAGATCTTTGTAGATGGAGGTATAAATTTAGAAACCGCTCCAAAGGTGGTGGAGGCAGGTGCAGATGTACTTATCTCCGCCTCAGCAATATTCAATTATGGTGATGTAGGAGAGGCTGTTAGAAAACTAAGGGAGGCAGTGAAATTTAGACAACAGTAA
- a CDS encoding transketolase codes for MSDNPYIKNTDLEELERIAKKIRYNIVKMIGLAKSGHPGGSLSATDIIVALYYRIMNHDPKNPDKKDRDIFVLSKGHACPALYAVLAELGYFDKEELWKLRKVGALLQGHPSINIPGVEASTGSLGQGFSVAVGMALGCKLDKLNNTVYVLLGDGECQEGQVWEAAMAGYHYKLDNLIGFVDRNRLQIDGCTEDVMCLGDIKEKFKAFGWDVFEIDGHNFKEIIDTVNTAKSLKNGRPKMIIANTIKGKGVSFMENNVGFHGKAPNEEQLERALKELS; via the coding sequence ATGAGTGATAACCCCTATATTAAAAACACGGATTTAGAGGAGTTAGAAAGAATAGCCAAAAAGATAAGATATAACATCGTAAAGATGATAGGACTGGCCAAATCTGGCCATCCTGGTGGTTCTTTATCTGCAACTGACATTATAGTGGCGCTGTACTACAGAATAATGAATCATGATCCAAAGAACCCAGATAAAAAAGACAGAGACATATTTGTATTAAGTAAAGGGCACGCCTGTCCTGCACTATATGCTGTTCTTGCAGAGTTGGGATACTTCGATAAGGAGGAACTGTGGAAGTTGAGGAAAGTTGGCGCCCTACTTCAGGGACATCCCTCTATAAATATCCCAGGGGTTGAGGCCAGTACAGGATCTTTAGGACAGGGCTTCTCAGTGGCTGTAGGGATGGCTTTGGGATGTAAATTAGATAAACTAAATAACACCGTCTACGTCCTCCTGGGAGATGGAGAGTGTCAGGAGGGGCAGGTATGGGAGGCTGCGATGGCAGGTTATCACTACAAACTCGATAACTTAATAGGGTTTGTAGATAGAAATAGACTCCAGATAGACGGCTGTACTGAGGATGTTATGTGCTTGGGAGATATAAAGGAGAAATTTAAAGCCTTTGGGTGGGATGTATTTGAGATAGATGGGCATAACTTTAAAGAGATAATAGATACTGTCAATACTGCGAAGTCCTTAAAGAACGGCAGACCTAAGATGATTATAGCAAATACTATCAAAGGTAAAGGAGTTTCCTTTATGGAGAATAACGTTGGCTTCCACGGTAAGGCTCCAAATGAGGAACAGTTGGAGAGGGCACTTAAGGAACTCTCTTAA